In Candidatus Defluviibacterium haderslevense, the following are encoded in one genomic region:
- a CDS encoding DUF3703 domain-containing protein, whose amino-acid sequence MKFNSSMPTSLKSYFQQELTEAENTFFKGYFQQSWRHLERAHILGQLYPIAHTFVHWKMLLFGIKTKNNKEIIGQIPRLLVGGLKSFVGNIPIGNTGGANVPPLQVMEIPEDLLFIIKTHSINENTN is encoded by the coding sequence ATGAAATTCAACTCATCTATGCCTACATCTTTAAAATCATACTTTCAACAAGAACTTACTGAAGCTGAAAATACCTTTTTCAAAGGGTATTTTCAGCAAAGTTGGCGACACCTAGAACGGGCACATATACTTGGACAACTTTACCCAATCGCACACACTTTCGTTCATTGGAAAATGTTGCTGTTCGGAATCAAAACCAAAAACAATAAAGAAATTATCGGGCAAATTCCACGGCTATTAGTCGGGGGTTTAAAGTCTTTTGTTGGAAATATTCCTATCGGAAACACAGGAGGTGCAAATGTTCCACCACTGCAAGTTATGGAAATTCCTGAGGATTTACTATTCATAATTAAAACACATTCAATCAATGAAAATACCAATTAA
- a CDS encoding gliding motility-associated C-terminal domain-containing protein, producing the protein MKLQIILTKLLKILVNYNPTQGQIQNIRFDPNLDISQEGNALRIMGTKDRDYTITFIDSNGCEVTHQLQIRIIDHEEFFTPNLFSPNQDNVNDTWKPIIGTSLEVIQIAVYDRWGESVFSSSDRNTGWNGLYRNKPCISGVYIYMIQVKDKTGKTKTYSGDLTLVR; encoded by the coding sequence TTGAAATTACAGATAATTCTAACAAAATTATTAAAAATATTGGTAAATTATAACCCTACCCAAGGCCAGATTCAAAACATAAGATTTGATCCAAATCTAGACATAAGCCAGGAAGGAAATGCATTGAGAATCATGGGTACCAAAGATCGGGATTACACCATTACTTTCATAGATTCCAATGGCTGTGAAGTAACACATCAGCTCCAGATACGAATCATTGATCATGAAGAATTCTTTACCCCCAATCTTTTCTCACCGAATCAAGATAATGTCAACGACACATGGAAACCAATAATTGGCACTTCTTTAGAAGTCATTCAAATTGCAGTCTACGATCGTTGGGGTGAGTCTGTATTTAGTTCTTCTGATAGAAATACAGGTTGGAATGGATTATATCGCAATAAACCTTGCATATCAGGTGTCTACATCTATATGATACAAGTAAAAGATAAAACTGGAAAAACTAAAACGTATTCAGGGGATCTGACTTTGGTGAGGTAA
- a CDS encoding PKD domain-containing protein, whose protein sequence is MIRLICIIFFVVIVSSIGNNLLSQKEDYNWVLGTAGKDNRPTEPYGNFIMSFDNESLLMKRIVSEAKMYNTNSVISNAEGLLQLYSNGYLVFGNNHKALPGLEEINRDSYWWRITGYPFNQAILILQDPGHKNQYYLIYCYDAKPPDNNDTIIRTNILRASLVNLEIPINPIVIYKDKDIHLGKFGVGEITATRHANGRDWWIVIPKRYSKDLFVFLLDPKGIQFSHEQSFDLPSASGGLGQACFSPDGSSYALGNIHGKYRLGGYLELFDFDRCKGILSRKRVIPVSDSVGFGGLAFSTNNKFLYFATQVVLWRVDATLDNPELSKIKIDTFQGNINDPFGCTFNQLLLGADGKIYVASDGTNLCMSVLEEPNNDSGLDIGWTQNGIILPTYNRGSIPNLPNFRLGPMDGSECDSLGINNIPLARFRHRQDSIDILKFQFTDLSSYEVKEWYWDFGDGIQSRDKNPIHQYSKQGLYHVCLKVKNENGEDLKCKDIYLGVNSFKQTQKEIGIDIWNEGNQLIIQINNYYPKNLRLQLFNVQGKLIEEKRLYYGLQTFSVEHYPQGIYYYQMEDQGVKVKSGKVIKAD, encoded by the coding sequence ATGATTCGGCTAATTTGTATTATTTTCTTTGTTGTAATAGTTAGCTCTATTGGCAATAATCTTTTATCTCAAAAAGAGGATTATAATTGGGTTTTGGGTACAGCAGGTAAAGATAATCGACCCACTGAACCTTATGGAAACTTTATTATGTCTTTTGATAACGAGTCATTATTAATGAAACGAATTGTATCAGAAGCGAAGATGTATAACACCAATTCAGTCATTTCAAATGCTGAAGGTTTATTACAACTTTATTCGAATGGATATCTTGTATTTGGTAACAATCATAAAGCATTACCTGGATTAGAAGAAATAAATCGCGATTCATATTGGTGGAGAATTACTGGCTATCCTTTCAACCAAGCAATACTCATACTTCAGGATCCAGGGCACAAAAATCAGTATTATTTAATTTACTGTTATGATGCAAAGCCTCCTGATAATAATGATACAATAATTAGAACTAACATTTTAAGAGCCAGTTTAGTGAATTTGGAAATACCCATTAATCCCATAGTTATATATAAAGACAAGGATATTCATTTAGGCAAATTTGGTGTAGGAGAAATAACTGCAACACGACATGCCAATGGTCGTGACTGGTGGATTGTTATTCCTAAACGATATTCAAAGGACTTATTTGTTTTTTTATTGGATCCAAAGGGTATTCAATTCTCTCATGAACAAAGTTTTGATTTACCAAGTGCTTCGGGCGGATTAGGGCAAGCTTGCTTTAGTCCGGATGGTAGTTCTTATGCACTTGGTAATATACATGGTAAATACAGACTAGGAGGATACCTAGAGTTATTTGACTTCGATCGTTGTAAGGGAATATTAAGTCGCAAACGAGTTATACCAGTCTCTGATAGTGTAGGCTTTGGAGGACTTGCTTTTTCTACAAATAACAAATTCTTATATTTTGCAACCCAAGTTGTTTTATGGCGAGTAGACGCTACCCTTGATAATCCAGAATTATCTAAAATTAAGATTGATACTTTTCAAGGTAACATAAATGATCCTTTTGGCTGTACTTTTAATCAATTACTATTAGGAGCAGATGGAAAAATATATGTAGCATCAGATGGAACCAATCTTTGTATGAGTGTACTAGAAGAACCTAATAATGACAGTGGTCTTGACATTGGCTGGACACAAAATGGGATTATTCTACCAACTTACAATAGAGGCTCAATCCCCAATCTCCCTAATTTTAGATTAGGACCTATGGATGGATCTGAATGTGATAGTTTGGGAATTAATAATATACCCTTAGCAAGGTTCCGACATAGACAAGATAGTATTGATATTTTAAAGTTTCAGTTTACTGATCTAAGTTCCTATGAAGTGAAGGAATGGTATTGGGATTTTGGAGATGGTATTCAGTCAAGAGATAAAAATCCGATACATCAATATTCAAAGCAAGGATTATATCATGTATGCCTCAAAGTAAAGAATGAGAATGGTGAGGATCTCAAGTGTAAAGACATATATCTTGGTGTAAATTCTTTTAAACAAACACAGAAGGAAATAGGAATCGACATTTGGAATGAAGGCAATCAATTAATCATACAAATAAATAATTATTATCCTAAGAACTTAAGACTTCAATTATTCAATGTTCAAGGTAAACTCATTGAAGAAAAGCGACTATATTACGGATTGCAGACTTTTTCTGTTGAACATTACCCACAAGGAATTTATTATTATCAAATGGAAGACCAAGGAGTTAAAGTTAAAAGTGGAAAGGTTATAAAAGCGGATTGA
- a CDS encoding cation-translocating P-type ATPase — MKIPINDNKFLILLSAIVIVVALEILSIIGIHLPMPYAPFIFVIFILGIGYSVLWNGVKAMFKLQFSSINLLMTIAVIGAFYLGEYPEAAVVIVLYVLGERLEDIGIEHSKSALDELISKAPKTAFVKTENASIAIDKIKIGTIIQVKPGEMIPLDGKIISGETTVDEAAITGEPIPKDKHNGDNLFAGTLNKNGFIEMETTKLSVDTTFSKIVRLTFEASANKSDTQKFIQRFSRYYTPTIISIAILVFAIPVFIFHLDFNHWLQQAITLLVIACPCALVISTPVAIYAAIGNATSKGALVKGGKYIEALASIKAIALDKTRTITFGNPIVSDVITLNGTSREELLACTAGAEIFSEHPLAQAIVDASKREGFEPHKAELFKSIMGKGATAKCLVCEDETVYVGKLEFIKEHQAIDQEAERIVEQLTSQGKTSVVVSFGNGVGGIIGLMDEIKPDSVTALLELKELNIETIMLTGDHENAAHYVAKQVGIKKIFGGLLPEDKEDRIKELLIEYKTVAMVGDGINDAPALARSTVGIAMGAAGSDTAIETANIALMNDKLSLIPFLIRLSKATLSRIKMNTIGAIAVKLIFITLAIFGISHLVLAIAADVGVTLIVILLSLRLRGFE, encoded by the coding sequence ATGAAAATACCAATTAACGATAATAAATTTCTCATTCTACTGTCGGCTATTGTTATAGTAGTTGCATTAGAGATCTTATCCATCATCGGCATACACCTACCCATGCCTTATGCGCCTTTCATTTTCGTCATTTTCATTTTAGGAATTGGCTACAGTGTTTTATGGAATGGCGTAAAAGCAATGTTCAAACTCCAATTCAGTAGTATCAATTTGCTCATGACCATTGCAGTTATCGGAGCATTTTATTTAGGCGAATATCCTGAAGCGGCGGTAGTCATCGTGCTGTATGTATTAGGTGAGCGATTAGAAGATATTGGAATAGAACATTCTAAATCTGCATTAGATGAATTAATAAGTAAAGCACCAAAAACTGCTTTTGTAAAAACAGAAAACGCTAGCATTGCCATTGATAAAATTAAGATCGGCACAATCATTCAAGTCAAACCTGGTGAAATGATACCGTTGGACGGAAAAATAATTTCAGGCGAAACTACAGTTGACGAGGCTGCAATAACAGGAGAACCCATTCCAAAAGATAAACATAATGGGGATAATCTTTTTGCAGGTACTCTTAATAAAAATGGATTTATAGAAATGGAAACAACTAAACTTTCTGTAGATACTACATTTTCAAAAATAGTTCGTCTCACCTTTGAAGCATCAGCGAATAAAAGCGATACCCAAAAATTCATACAACGATTTTCAAGATATTATACGCCTACGATTATTTCCATTGCCATCTTGGTTTTCGCAATTCCTGTTTTCATTTTTCATTTGGATTTCAACCATTGGTTACAACAAGCTATAACTTTATTAGTCATTGCTTGTCCTTGTGCATTAGTCATATCAACACCAGTTGCTATCTATGCTGCTATTGGAAATGCAACCTCAAAAGGAGCCTTGGTTAAGGGTGGAAAATACATTGAAGCTTTGGCTTCTATTAAAGCAATTGCCTTAGACAAAACACGAACGATCACTTTTGGGAATCCAATAGTGTCCGATGTAATTACATTGAATGGAACGAGCAGAGAAGAGCTTTTAGCATGCACCGCAGGAGCAGAAATATTTAGCGAACACCCGTTGGCTCAGGCCATAGTAGATGCAAGCAAAAGAGAAGGATTTGAACCACATAAAGCTGAATTATTTAAAAGCATCATGGGTAAAGGGGCGACGGCAAAGTGTTTAGTTTGTGAAGATGAAACAGTGTACGTTGGCAAGTTAGAATTTATAAAAGAACATCAAGCTATTGACCAAGAAGCAGAGCGTATTGTAGAACAATTGACTTCACAAGGTAAAACCAGTGTAGTCGTTAGTTTTGGAAATGGGGTTGGTGGAATCATAGGTTTAATGGATGAAATAAAACCAGATAGTGTAACAGCATTACTCGAATTAAAAGAGCTAAATATAGAAACCATAATGCTGACTGGAGACCACGAAAACGCAGCACATTATGTAGCCAAGCAAGTTGGTATCAAAAAAATATTTGGTGGTCTACTTCCTGAGGATAAAGAAGATAGAATCAAAGAACTTTTAATTGAATATAAAACTGTAGCCATGGTAGGTGATGGGATCAATGATGCACCAGCATTAGCAAGATCTACAGTGGGAATCGCCATGGGTGCAGCTGGAAGTGACACTGCGATAGAGACCGCCAATATTGCATTAATGAATGACAAATTATCCCTCATCCCTTTTTTAATTCGTTTAAGTAAAGCTACTTTATCGCGAATTAAAATGAATACCATTGGAGCCATTGCAGTGAAACTTATTTTTATCACACTTGCGATCTTTGGAATTAGCCATTTAGTGTTGGCTATTGCTGCTGATGTAGGAGTGACATTAATTGTTATATTGTTGAGTTTGAGATTGAGGGGGTTTGAGTAG
- a CDS encoding T9SS type A sorting domain-containing protein — MKNLNFQSSLQIVGIKLFLIKSRLLGLLFLLLFFTTNTSLYSQEESCECPQGYFNYNLPQGDVAISTIFPLTNIVYQLCFHVAGNLIIDKDFQFLNCKFYMEGAGSIKVRNSSKLGLLSSNIQGCDLLWEGIELEDISSINSMYSSINDARFAIYNESGSGKNLVLAKNTLFRNNVIGIFSPPESGGMEIGPDFNGNTFESTRLLKGGLNDPSWPSTGDISYSGIVIQNSHFSIGKKNPLNSEINTFRNLINGISSWNNQVTIFGSEFININPSAEIFGQTIPEYYKNIGLITDGTAVFNGINTNGVGFANLVIEGFGKFGRNAFSNCVSGVVEKGGSCYVTNCRMSSVDNGVILSNLTTNFLGANFTGSSISNNFLAYNVNGISVFNCANNLIEVDNNDLTASTISGNRGINLNGNMNCQLRVTANIIASYGISGIWVSFCPGSVLLNNVVSNYGGLISNNFGYFITDSPNSILSCNGANSPRLGNGDFGFFIRANDDIKMECNAVDGYGVGYQFPTSNMGTDFFTNSMQNCYTGLFIGRYAIIGPQENYGNVYNDNNFNIGAKHDGDNFFIGMSLFKVENSNTLDYPKGNTPISTPNGNAKWYDFPGTNRPICFANPNGCSPFPTRVTNQIDDFIANWPTVNDSREIEARYYAQRYLYRKLKNDVDYRNSNTTLSNFYNQNINTDIGRFEPIEGLIDSLYYATQQEVLLLQALYVSIQSTLSAIQNFDDSFGEITSSTSASDFVTRTTLNNQLNTLMSQVGTIWNTIKLRASSQASLLLTQNNLLSANLLVTQNEKIVNGIHINMIAQGRGLPNSGEITTLQNIADQCSYIGGRGVLKARGILTLVSEQLQDDDIICGSSIVQPNVTKRSSFSNSIEIYPNPVNDHVQIKWIDNDLVKSGRILNIDGLEVLNFKVSKGNKINIAKLIPGTYILEITDNAKKNIERFVKI, encoded by the coding sequence ATGAAAAATTTAAATTTTCAATCATCACTACAAATTGTTGGTATTAAGTTATTTTTGATAAAATCCAGACTTTTAGGATTATTGTTTTTACTACTTTTTTTTACGACAAACACATCATTATATAGTCAAGAAGAATCCTGCGAATGCCCTCAAGGTTATTTTAATTATAATTTACCTCAAGGAGATGTTGCTATAAGCACTATTTTCCCTCTAACAAATATAGTTTATCAACTATGTTTTCATGTAGCAGGAAATCTAATTATTGATAAAGACTTTCAGTTTCTAAATTGCAAGTTCTATATGGAAGGCGCTGGAAGTATAAAGGTTAGGAATTCTTCTAAGTTAGGATTGCTAAGTAGCAATATCCAAGGATGTGATTTACTATGGGAAGGAATAGAATTAGAAGATATTTCATCCATCAATTCTATGTATTCAAGTATTAATGATGCAAGGTTTGCAATTTATAATGAATCAGGGTCAGGAAAGAATTTGGTGTTAGCAAAAAATACACTATTTCGAAATAATGTAATTGGAATATTTAGCCCACCTGAATCAGGAGGCATGGAAATTGGTCCTGATTTTAACGGAAATACATTTGAATCAACCAGACTGTTAAAAGGAGGATTAAATGATCCATCTTGGCCTAGTACGGGAGATATAAGCTATTCTGGAATAGTTATTCAAAATAGTCATTTTTCTATTGGTAAAAAGAATCCATTAAATTCTGAAATAAATACCTTCAGAAACCTTATCAATGGTATTTCATCTTGGAATAATCAAGTAACTATATTTGGAAGTGAATTTATCAACATAAACCCTTCCGCAGAAATATTTGGTCAAACCATACCAGAATATTATAAAAATATAGGTTTAATTACTGATGGGACGGCTGTATTTAATGGAATAAATACAAATGGAGTGGGTTTTGCAAATCTTGTAATTGAAGGATTTGGAAAATTTGGAAGAAATGCATTCTCAAATTGTGTCTCTGGTGTAGTGGAGAAAGGTGGATCTTGTTATGTTACCAATTGTCGAATGAGCAGTGTAGATAATGGTGTTATTTTATCAAATCTCACAACAAATTTTTTAGGTGCAAACTTTACAGGCTCTTCGATTTCTAATAATTTTCTTGCATACAACGTCAATGGTATTTCAGTTTTTAATTGCGCCAATAATTTGATTGAAGTGGACAATAACGATCTTACAGCTTCGACTATTTCTGGTAATCGGGGAATCAATCTAAATGGAAATATGAATTGCCAACTAAGAGTAACTGCAAATATTATTGCATCATATGGTATTTCTGGAATTTGGGTTTCCTTTTGCCCTGGTTCTGTATTATTAAATAATGTTGTTTCAAATTATGGAGGATTAATTTCCAATAATTTTGGATATTTTATAACAGACTCACCAAATTCAATATTATCTTGCAATGGTGCTAATTCACCTAGACTTGGAAATGGGGATTTTGGATTTTTTATTAGAGCCAATGATGATATAAAAATGGAATGCAATGCTGTTGATGGATATGGGGTTGGATATCAGTTTCCAACATCAAATATGGGAACTGACTTTTTTACGAATTCAATGCAGAATTGTTATACTGGATTATTTATTGGTAGATATGCAATAATAGGACCTCAAGAGAATTATGGTAATGTATATAATGATAACAACTTTAATATAGGAGCTAAACATGATGGAGATAATTTCTTTATTGGAATGAGCCTCTTTAAAGTGGAAAATTCCAATACGCTGGATTACCCCAAAGGCAATACTCCTATTTCAACACCAAATGGAAATGCAAAATGGTATGATTTTCCTGGAACTAATAGGCCAATATGTTTTGCAAATCCAAATGGTTGTAGTCCATTTCCTACAAGAGTTACCAATCAGATAGATGATTTTATAGCTAATTGGCCAACAGTTAATGATAGTAGAGAAATTGAAGCTAGGTATTATGCTCAGCGGTATTTATATAGGAAATTGAAAAATGATGTTGATTATAGAAACAGTAATACAACCTTATCTAATTTTTATAATCAGAATATTAATACAGATATTGGAAGATTTGAACCTATTGAAGGATTAATAGACTCTCTTTATTATGCAACTCAACAGGAGGTATTGCTTCTGCAAGCATTGTATGTTAGTATTCAATCAACTCTCTCAGCAATTCAGAACTTCGATGATTCATTTGGAGAAATAACATCAAGTACTTCGGCTTCTGACTTTGTGACTAGAACTACACTCAACAACCAATTAAATACTCTTATGTCACAAGTAGGAACAATATGGAATACTATAAAGTTAAGAGCTAGTTCACAGGCTTCCTTGCTGCTAACTCAGAATAATTTATTATCTGCAAACCTATTGGTAACACAGAATGAGAAAATAGTCAATGGAATTCACATCAATATGATTGCACAAGGTAGAGGATTGCCGAATTCAGGAGAAATAACTACATTGCAAAACATTGCAGACCAATGTTCTTATATCGGAGGTAGAGGGGTATTGAAAGCTAGAGGAATTCTAACTTTGGTTTCAGAACAATTGCAAGATGATGACATTATTTGTGGCTCAAGTATCGTTCAACCTAATGTAACAAAAAGATCGTCTTTCAGTAACAGTATTGAAATTTATCCTAATCCAGTAAATGATCACGTTCAAATTAAATGGATAGATAATGATCTTGTTAAATCAGGAAGAATATTGAACATAGATGGATTAGAGGTGTTGAACTTTAAAGTTTCTAAGGGTAATAAAATAAATATTGCGAAATTAATTCCTGGAACTTATATTCTTGAGATTACAGATAATGCTAAAAAAAATATTGAAAGATTTGTTAAAATATAA